TTTGTGAATCATGCTACAGAAGATTTAGAGGGATAGGAAAGTGAATGGTGCGAGGCGGCTATTTTAATTTCTCAAAGCTTGTATCTTGAGTTGGAAGAAAGCTTCCAACATAGGCTGTTGAATCTTCTATGTATCTTGCTTGATGATCTATATATTCAAATGGAAAATTAGCTTCAATAGAATAGACATGTGTTCCTTCAATAATCTTTGGGAATGTCCAAGAACTGATCAAATTTTTCAAGGTCTTGAACTTAGTAGGTGAAATGTGAATTTGATCATCTGGTGGGGAGAAGTTGCTTTTCCCTTTTATCAAGGAATAAAAAATCAATAGGGAATGATATAACTATCCACAATGATAGTGCTTAACACTATTGATTATAGGTGCAAAATACCACATAATATTTGAACAATTCATAAGATACTCATGTGATTTTACTCCAATtgtgatttttcatttttcttcataaCCAAcccatatatttatatattttgcaTTTTCACTTAATTTAGGGGAGACAATTTATTATTAATGCAAGAGTAAGAAATAATATTGTTTTAATCATAAGGTATGGTTGCTTGGAGAAACACTAAATTTTTATAAGCTCTTTGGAGTATCACCTAGACTTACTCCAATGGTAAGAAAAACAATATGATTGCTTAGTGATAAAAAACACATAAACTAGTAGCATTATAGCGCACTAAGGTCATTTGGATacatttttttaaggaaaatgacattaatcaagaagaagaaagatgccCCAAAACTAATACACCATTGAGGACAAAAGGATCAAGCCCCGACAGAGTTTTCTTAATccaaacaaaattaaaagaaaaagacttTACTACCCTTCTTTCAATTTCTTTAGGAGAACTAATGTGTAATTTGTCcttcaatattttttataaaaaaaagttaaatccCTCAAATTTTATTGGTATAATATAGTTCAATCATTttaagtatttttttctttctcttctggACTATAGCAATTAGCAACTAAGGAACTTTCAAAGCACTAATGGGCAGTGCAGCCCAACAATGCAAAATTGCAAATTATGGGCAAATTTAAAATCCTCAAACTAGACAACAAACAAAAAGGGAACAAGACAAAGATACAAGAGTTCAGACACAGTAACATTCAATTCAACTCAAGTTCACTTCACTGTGAACACCCAACAAGTCCTGCAAGCTTCAATGGCACCCATCCAGAAGAAATCGAAGAAGGccaaaaggaagaacaagaagTTGAAGAAATGCAAAGAGGTGAACCCTGTTTCTGTTGAGCCCAGAACCAGTGAGACCGATTGGTGGGAATCTTTCTGGCACAAGAATTCCACTGCCCCAGGTACATTTTCCTTTCTCATCACTCCATTTGACTTCAAAGTTTCAATCTTTTTGTGATTTCACCATGATATTGTTCGGGGGTTGGTAGAGAAAAAAAGAGGGATTTAACCACTGTGATGGAGAACACTACAGTGGGGTTCAACATAGTGATTTTCTTCCCACAGGTTATTCCTTTAAGGGCAGTGATGTTATCAACCTGCTTGGGCGCTTATAATgtttttaagggaaaaaaaTGAATGACTATGAAACCAATAACTCAATTTAGCATGCAAAATTTCTCTCATTGATAAATATTTTagtgaaaataaataagtatgTGTGTTGCTTGTTTAATCATTGGTTCTTAGATTATTGAGTCACTTGTGAAGAACCAAAACACAAACATTCATCAAATTGAGTAATTGAAGCACCATAGTTTGTGAAACTTAATAGACAAGAggaagaaaatggaaggttggacTAAGTAACAGATTGAATTGAAACATATAGGTGGGGTAAGATGCTGATACATAATAATGGAAACATGTATGTTGATTGTGATCTCTCTAGATTCTGGGAACTAGTCCAATTATAGGAAAAATGCTCAGCTTTAGGTCCCAAAATCCGTATGAGTGAAGATCCCTTATCGTGCTGGGCCAAGCTCCCTTATAAAGGTTGGCTTTTGTCCCTTGGGTTACTAAGGATTTTGGTGTTTTATTACAGGACTAATAAGCTATTAAAGGTGTCATGGTTATCTAATTAATTTGGGATTTCATTAAGTTTGTTTGATGAGGTTACGGCCGACCTTATTAATTGGGGATTACAATTTGGCATGTAACCTTTTGTATGCCTTGGTCGTGGTCTTCTGCTAAGGGGGGTGAGTGAAGTTCAACCCCTCCTTTAGTCCGGGTTTTGGGGTTCCAAACTAGGGAGGTACTCAGCCCTTCGAATCCTAATCGTTTACCTTAATAGACTTGAAGTCTAACTCCTCCTTTAGTTGGAATTCCAAACTCGGGAGGTACAGATTGAGTTGCTGAAATGTTAATATCACGAGCATTTTTTACATGTTATAAAGGATAGATTATTTTTTAGGGTGTGTTTTCAGGGTATTATTTATGGATATGAATGCTGTAAACCTGCAGGATATTCTGTAtctggtgatgaggaagaagggTTTAAGTATTTCTTTAGGGTGTCAAAGACGACTTTTGAATACATATGTTCTCTTGTGAGGCAGGACCTTATATCCAGGCCTCCGTCGGGGCTCATCAACATAGAGGGAAGGCTTCTTAGTGTTGAGAAGCAGGTTGCCATTGCCCTTAGAAGGTTGGCATCTGGTGAATCTCAAGTCTCAGTTGGAGCTTCCTTTGGGGTTGGGCAGTCAACAGTTTCTCAGGTGACTTGGAGATTCATTGAAGCGCTTGAGGAACGTGCCACACATCATCTCAACTGGCCTGATTGCAATAGAATGCAAGAAATCAAGTTTGGTTTTGAAGCATCTTATGGGTTGCCTAATTGCTGTGGAGCCCTTGATGCCACACACATCATGATGACCCTTCCAGCCGTCGAAACCTCTTATGATTGGTGTGATCAAGAGAAGAATTACAGCATGTTGTTTCAGGGAATTGTTGATCATGAAATGAGATTCATTGATATCATGACAGGTTTGCCTGGCGGCATGACATTTTCCAGATTTTTGAAGTGTTCAGGATTCTACAGACTTTCGCAGAACGGGGAGCGTTTAAATGGGAATGTAAGAACTTTAGGAGGAGATGTGATCAGAGAATATGTAGTTGGTGGGTACAGTTATCCTCTTCTTCCATGGCTTATGACACCTTATGAAACAAATGGCATATCAGATTCGCAATCCACTTTTAACTACAAACATGGAGCTGCAAGGCTACTTGCTGTGAGGGCTTTCTCACTGTTAAAGGGAAGTTGGAGAATCCTGAGTAAGGTTATGTGGAGACCTGATAAGAGGAAATTGCCCAGCATTATCTTGACATGTTGTTTGCTTCATAATATAGTCATCGACTGCGGAGACACATTACATCCAGATGTTGCCTTGTCTGCTCATCATGATTCAGGATATCAAGAACAGTATTGCAAGCAAGTTGATCCTTCAGGAAGGACTATGCGAGAAAATTTGGCCAGACATTTACGACATGGCAATTAGATGTTCATGGTACTTTTGTTACCTCTATTCATCTAATTTAGAATTTGACTTCTGGCCTCCAGCTTTATGTTGTTGAACTTGGAAACCgagatttctttttcttgttgCAAGTTGTGAATAAGTAAAGCTTATTTTATACCCTTGTTTTTTGTGAATGTTAATTGTTAATCACTATATCCAATGTTGCTGAAAGTACTTCTAGAACAACTCTATGAGCCATTATATCGAACCAAAATGAATCCTGATGTCTTTTAGTGTTGTTGCATTTTATGCTGAAGAAACAATTCTTTAGACACAAGCAAAACAAAGTAAAGAGGAAGATAATGGCATGGCACCACGAAGGTAAACAAATTAATAGCTAAACTACGACCTCCCATCTAATCAAGAATAAATTAAGATGAAGGGTACTATTCAGAAAATGAAATGGTGAACATTCCATCCTAGCCTCTTTTGAGTGAGCATTACACTACATATACAGCATGTGAGCATGATGTCTATGCTATACGAACGTGAGATCCTTACCATAGAAAAACATGCAGGGTCTTGAACCATCTCTATACTATAATAAAACAGAAATTTACAAACAAGAAAGCTATGTGTCAATTGTCTCATGTGCTTCAACTATGCTAAAAATCCTGCTGATTCAATGTCCCTTAGTGGGAGGCTCCATGCATGCACAAAAggatgttttcttcttcttcttgtggtAGTCTTTTCTCCTCCCTCCGTAGAGATAATCTCGCAAAAGGACTCTTGGATTTTGATCATCGACTGTTGCTTTTCCTTTGCCTTCTTTATCACCGCCATTCAACTTTAGTAGTAAAAATTGCAGTCTTTGTACCTCCAACTGCAGCCGCCCTATTTTTTCAGAACCTCTCCGGGCCTGTTCTGAAACTCTCCTTCTGCTGGAGCTTCCACTCTCACCTGACTCTGTGATAGACTTGCCGGCAGAGGACGAGGTACCCTCTTCTACATTCTTCATCAACTTACGGTTGGCATCAAACAACTTTGTAATGGCCTCCTGAGCAGCTTCAAGCTGCCCTTGCACTGTATCATACTCTATACCTTTTCCCTTTGTGCTCTTCTCAATAATGTCCATCTTGGTCATCAGATCTTGCACAGTTATTTCAAGGTTTGTCAACTTCTGGGCATCAGAATCAAGTCTTTCCAAAATCTTCCTCTTATTGCCTTCTTCATGTGACGGTGGCTGTGTCAATCTTCTTGAGATCTCTAATTTGTCCACACTCAACTCCATTTCAATCAAGGACCCTACTGAAGAATTTTTGTTTTTGGCTTCCTTGGTTGCTCTCCTTTGATGGCATGCCTTGCCTACTGTCAGGTCAATATTGTCATCCTTATCAGCAGTTTCCCACAGTTCAAGCATCTGATCATCAGACTTCAGAAGCCTTCTCCTACTTATTCCATATGATGAATATTCAGAGGTTTGATCAAGCATGATGTCTTTTGGCAAAACTTCAATTTCTGCTACAGGAATATCTGTCACTGATTTTCCTCTCTTCTGTTTGTCAGCACCCCCACCTTGATGCTCCTTTGCTGCCTCCATTTGAGTAAGATTCTTACTTGCTTGAGTATTTCCTTGACCCCAGCTGATTCCAGATTTTAACACTTGAATCTCTCTCATCTCGTCCCTCGGTTTGAAACTTCCATTCATCTGCTTAACAGCCATTCCGATGGCATTGATCCTTCTCTGCATGTCTTGGAAGTCTGGAAGTGCATCTGTTGCAGTATCATATTGATCTTCACCTGCTGGTGGATCACCTTCAGCATATTTGTGATTGGCTAAATTCTTAACCTGGTAAGAGAAATTCAAGCAAACCAGATTACATATCTACATGAAAATTGAAAGAGTAGCTGGCTCccagttgaagaagaagaggaaattaAATTTCACTTTCTCACAAATGACCTGACACAAGCATACAAGTAAGTAGAGAGTAGCGATCTTAATTTCTACAAAGTTTTCAAgcattgaaaattgaaatgttAAAAATTACCTTCTTATATGAAATAACTAAATTATGGTTAAAAAAGCACAATTAAGTTAATTTTAGCCAAATAGATTTGAAACTCATTTATTTCCATCCCACTCCCTAAGAAAAGGAATATAGTGGCATAACACTTAGATAATATGTCAATACCTTTGATTCTTGGTAGTGATGAGGTTTTGCATATATCTGCATCTCCAAGGATGTTATACAATCATTCAAAGCACAGACAGATGGGACATAAGCAGCAAACTGACCACGTAGTCTCCCATTCTCACCTTCCAACTTGTTAACTCTTTCTTTCAGATTTTCAGTTTCCATACCTTGAAAGCTGCTTCTGCGTTCAACATCCTCACATACATCAGCGAGCTCACGGACCTTTCCTTCAAATAACGTCTCATTGACAGCAGAAATCTGCAGTCCAGTATAGAGTGTGGCAGCCTGAGATTCCCACCGTTCAATCTCATTTGttcccttgagtgattcataACTTAGCTTCTCTACAATCAGTTTAgtttctccaagttcttgatgcAGGTGTTTCATTTCAGCCTCTAACTTCTGATTCACTTCACAAAGGCTTCCAAGCTCTTCATTTTGACGATCCTTGTCTgagtataattttaaaatttgactaGCTTGGTCTTCAATTATCACTCTAGCCTCATCATActttttcttcagatcttcaaccAACCTTTGAAATTCTGTTTTCTCACCATATAAAGCACTAAACATCTCCGCTGCTTTCATAATCTCATTTTCCTTTCGAGATAACAATTCCTTTCCATTCTTAATCTGACAATTTAATTCATCATTGACAGACTGAACTAATTTCAGATCAGTATTCAACTCTGCAACTGATTCCTTAAGATAAGAATTATCCATTTGAACATCCTCTAATTTCCCTGTCACTATTTGTAACCTCTCCTCAAGGCCTGTATTTACTGATAACAGTTTGTCCAGATCTTTGCCTAGCTCTTTAAGTGCCAGAAGTTTTTCAAAGACAATGTTCTGGTAGATCAGAGAACTATTACACGGAGCTATTGTCTCATGAATCATGCTGCACATTTCTTCTTCCAAGTTACCTTTCTCTTCAGCCAGGTCTTTATATCTTCTCATCAAGGACTTTTTCTCTTCAGAAGTTTTGTAACTTTCTTCCTGTATGATCCTGTAAGCCTCATCCAAGTCTGAAAACTGTTTGCAGAGATTCTCTATTTCTGTTGTCATTATTTCCATTTTCTCATCTCTCTTTCTTATTGTCAACTTCAATTCCTGATTCTTCTGCCGTATCTTTTGCACCTCTGCTTGCAATGACAAGAACTGCTTCGACTGGGTGCCAAACTCCTCATCAAGGGCATTTCTTTCTGTTACAATACTTTCAGCCTCTAGTTTCAACTGCCCAAGGAATGTAACCAGAACTGAATTCTCAATAGCCACTTGCTGGCTTTCATTGAAAATAGTGACAAAAGAATTCTGTGTCTCCTGAAGTTTGCCATGTATATGGTTTAGAAGTTCCTGGTCTTCTTCAATAATATCTTCACTCCAGTGCTTTCTGTCAATGTCAAGAGTATTTAACACCTGAAGAAGTCCAATCCTTAGAATTCTCACTTTCTCAGACAAGAAATTTGCATCAACTTGCTTTTGAACATTGTCGTTCTCCAATTTCGATATCAATCTATCAGACATTTTGGATGCCTCCAAGAGTCTCTGACACTCAACAAGAAGGGAGAAGTTCTTTTGCTCCGAATCCCAGATAGACTTCTGCAAGATGAAAATTTCCATTTGAGCATGTACAGCTCTGTCGAGTTCCTCCTCATATTCCTTTTCCTGGTAATTTACATCTTCTTGCAGAATATGAATTTGCAATTCCTTCTCAACCAAGTGAACTTCATTCAACTCCACAATTCTAGAATGCGCTTCCCTCTCAGCATACAAGGAAACAAGTAGCTCTTCCACCTTTTGAAGTGCAGACTTCCTTTCTGCTTTTAGTTCTGAATGCTTTAGTTCCAATTCACTATGTTGTTTCTCAAGGTCTTTCAGTGTTTGGCGAGTGATGTCCAATTGTGAATCTAAGGTTTGTTTCTCAGAAGTGAGACTGGACTTCTCACGGTCAAGCAACAGGCATGAGTCTTCTAAAATCTTTGACTTTGTCCTTAATCCTTCGAGCTCTGCATTCACatcaaaaagtgatttttctaaAAGGTGGTTTTTTTCTGAGAGCTTCTCCAGATTTTCAGCTGAGGTTTGCAACTGAAGAAACAAGGCGGCCTTCTCAGCAGCGAGAGTAGATTTCTCCACAAGCAAAGATTCACAAATTTCTTCCAGTAACTTTACCTTTTCTCTAACACACTCCAGCTCGGAATTCAAACCTGAAAGGGAACTCTCCAAAACAGCATTTTTCTCCAAAAGTTTCTCCATGATCTCCAGTTTTTCCTGCAGTTCTGCTTTCTCACCTTTGTCAGCCTCGCATATTTCCTTCAGCTTTGAGTTCTCATCTTGTAATTTCTTCACAGATAAGGCAAAGCACTGTGCGTCTAAGCCGGTTGATCCGACCTCCTCCATCATGGATTCATGTCTCTTTTTCACATCATTAAGCTCCTCTTTAAGACAGTAAATTTCTTGTTGAAGAGCATTTCGTTCATCTGCTCGCACTCCAACCTCCAGTTCAAGTTTCTCTATTGTCTCCCTTAGATTCAATATCTCATCCTGCAAACTTTTTATAGACAAAGAAGAAGACAATTTGATCTCATTTAGAATTTTGTTTTCCTCCTTGGCCTTGTGTACTTCATCCTCTAAAGCCTTCTTATGGGATTCCATATTCTCCAGAATTTCAGCCTTATTATGAAGCTCAGCAGCAAGAGATCTAAGCTCTTCCTGAGATTGGGAATGCAGATTCTGAAGAGTTTGGAAAGCAGTTTCGGCCTCAACAAATCGCAATCTCTCCTCCTGTATGCAAGTCCAAAGTCTACCCAATTCCTTCTGCTTCTCACAGAGCTCTTCACTTTGAGATCCCATCTTCTGTGTTAAAGCCTGCAATTCAGATTGGAGGGTCTGATTTGATGTTTCAAAGAGATGACACTTTTGTTCAGAACTATTCAACTTTTCAACCCCATCATTTATCTTGCAATTTAGCCTATTCACCTCCTCTTCAGCACAAGAGAGTTTATGCTCCAAACTGGAAATTATCTCCAAGCATTGCTGATATCGAAGAGCTGCGTCTTCCTTCTCTTCAGTAAGTTTACTGATTTCTAACTTCATGTCCTCAATTTCATTTTTAGCTATATTAGCTTCAGCGTTAATTCTCATCGCGTTCTCCTCAGCTTGTACTAATCTCTCCTCCAGTTTTGATAATATCTCCAAGGACTGGTTATACTGAAAAAGAGCAGCTTCCTTTTGAGTTTCCACCCTAGCAAGGTTTTGCTTTAAGGATTCAGCTTCAGTTTCAGCTTTACTAGCTCGCTCATTGAGTTCTCCTATATCCTTTTGAGCAGAAGAAATATTTTTCTCCAGATCACATGTTTTCTCCAAGCATTGCTGGTACCGAAGAAGACTAGCTTCTCTTTCAGCCTGTAATTCAGTAAGGGCTTCCTTCAAGGTTTGAACTTCAGCTTCAGCTTTGCTTGCTCGTTCATCAAGTCCTTGAGAATTCTCTCTGGCGCGAGACATTTCTGATTCCAGGTTACACAACCTCTCCAAACTCTCTTGATATTGAAACAAGCCAGCTTCCTTTTCACTTTCTAATCTAGCAAGGGCTTTCTTCAAGGCCAAGATTTCTGTCTCAGCATTAGTCATCCGTTCAGACTCAGATAAGATTTGAGGTTCAGTATCATGGCTTCCATTGTTTACCCCATTATTCTCCTCTGTGTCATGAAAATTGAGTCCCCTTCTAGCGCGTCCTTCTGCGAACTTTGCATGACTTAATTGTTCTCTTAACATGAAGAGATCATTGAGCTGTTTCAAGCCCTTTCTGTATGCAGTAGAATCAGGTTCATCAGTATAAGGTCCATTTCTTTTGATAGCATGGAAATGAGTAGAAGCACCCTTTTGCAGATCATCTGAGTCAAGAAATGCATGTGAATTGTGGGGTATATGCGGCGTATGCGGTTCAGTCTCCATGGAAGAAACTGCAGGTAAATCATCTGCTACCATCAGAGGGACTTGATTAGGAAATGCTTCAGCCATGGTATGATGGGCCTGGCGTATCACTCCGGTTGCGTGATCGTATCTCTCAGCCAACGCCCGATACGCCCGGTA
This is a stretch of genomic DNA from Lotus japonicus ecotype B-129 chromosome 1, LjGifu_v1.2. It encodes these proteins:
- the LOC130730601 gene encoding protein ANTAGONIST OF LIKE HETEROCHROMATIN PROTEIN 1 codes for the protein MAPIQKKSKKAKRKNKKLKKCKEVNPVSVEPRTSETDWWESFWHKNSTAPGYSVSGDEEEGFKYFFRVSKTTFEYICSLVRQDLISRPPSGLINIEGRLLSVEKQVAIALRRLASGESQVSVGASFGVGQSTVSQVTWRFIEALEERATHHLNWPDCNRMQEIKFGFEASYGLPNCCGALDATHIMMTLPAVETSYDWCDQEKNYSMLFQGIVDHEMRFIDIMTGLPGGMTFSRFLKCSGFYRLSQNGERLNGNVRTLGGDVIREYVVGGYSYPLLPWLMTPYETNGISDSQSTFNYKHGAARLLAVRAFSLLKGSWRILSKVMWRPDKRKLPSIILTCCLLHNIVIDCGDTLHPDVALSAHHDSGYQEQYCKQVDPSGRTMRENLARHLRHGN
- the LOC130730600 gene encoding protein NETWORKED 1D: MAALSHSDSKRMYSWWWDSHISPKNSKWLQENLTDMDSKVKQMIKLIEEDADSFARRAEMYYKKRPELMKLVEEFYRAYRALAERYDHATGVIRQAHHTMAEAFPNQVPLMVADDLPAVSSMETEPHTPHIPHNSHAFLDSDDLQKGASTHFHAIKRNGPYTDEPDSTAYRKGLKQLNDLFMLREQLSHAKFAEGRARRGLNFHDTEENNGVNNGSHDTEPQILSESERMTNAETEILALKKALARLESEKEAGLFQYQESLERLCNLESEMSRARENSQGLDERASKAEAEVQTLKEALTELQAEREASLLRYQQCLEKTCDLEKNISSAQKDIGELNERASKAETEAESLKQNLARVETQKEAALFQYNQSLEILSKLEERLVQAEENAMRINAEANIAKNEIEDMKLEISKLTEEKEDAALRYQQCLEIISSLEHKLSCAEEEVNRLNCKINDGVEKLNSSEQKCHLFETSNQTLQSELQALTQKMGSQSEELCEKQKELGRLWTCIQEERLRFVEAETAFQTLQNLHSQSQEELRSLAAELHNKAEILENMESHKKALEDEVHKAKEENKILNEIKLSSSLSIKSLQDEILNLRETIEKLELEVGVRADERNALQQEIYCLKEELNDVKKRHESMMEEVGSTGLDAQCFALSVKKLQDENSKLKEICEADKGEKAELQEKLEIMEKLLEKNAVLESSLSGLNSELECVREKVKLLEEICESLLVEKSTLAAEKAALFLQLQTSAENLEKLSEKNHLLEKSLFDVNAELEGLRTKSKILEDSCLLLDREKSSLTSEKQTLDSQLDITRQTLKDLEKQHSELELKHSELKAERKSALQKVEELLVSLYAEREAHSRIVELNEVHLVEKELQIHILQEDVNYQEKEYEEELDRAVHAQMEIFILQKSIWDSEQKNFSLLVECQRLLEASKMSDRLISKLENDNVQKQVDANFLSEKVRILRIGLLQVLNTLDIDRKHWSEDIIEEDQELLNHIHGKLQETQNSFVTIFNESQQVAIENSVLVTFLGQLKLEAESIVTERNALDEEFGTQSKQFLSLQAEVQKIRQKNQELKLTIRKRDEKMEIMTTEIENLCKQFSDLDEAYRIIQEESYKTSEEKKSLMRRYKDLAEEKGNLEEEMCSMIHETIAPCNSSLIYQNIVFEKLLALKELGKDLDKLLSVNTGLEERLQIVTGKLEDVQMDNSYLKESVAELNTDLKLVQSVNDELNCQIKNGKELLSRKENEIMKAAEMFSALYGEKTEFQRLVEDLKKKYDEARVIIEDQASQILKLYSDKDRQNEELGSLCEVNQKLEAEMKHLHQELGETKLIVEKLSYESLKGTNEIERWESQAATLYTGLQISAVNETLFEGKVRELADVCEDVERRSSFQGMETENLKERVNKLEGENGRLRGQFAAYVPSVCALNDCITSLEMQIYAKPHHYQESKVKNLANHKYAEGDPPAGEDQYDTATDALPDFQDMQRRINAIGMAVKQMNGSFKPRDEMREIQVLKSGISWGQGNTQASKNLTQMEAAKEHQGGGADKQKRGKSVTDIPVAEIEVLPKDIMLDQTSEYSSYGISRRRLLKSDDQMLELWETADKDDNIDLTVGKACHQRRATKEAKNKNSSVGSLIEMELSVDKLEISRRLTQPPSHEEGNKRKILERLDSDAQKLTNLEITVQDLMTKMDIIEKSTKGKGIEYDTVQGQLEAAQEAITKLFDANRKLMKNVEEGTSSSAGKSITESGESGSSSRRRVSEQARRGSEKIGRLQLEVQRLQFLLLKLNGGDKEGKGKATVDDQNPRVLLRDYLYGGRRKDYHKKKKKTSFCACMEPPTKGH